The following proteins come from a genomic window of Malus domestica chromosome 02, GDT2T_hap1:
- the LOC103418285 gene encoding uncharacterized protein, with the protein MVLKRAFALISSFFGPREHPALVKGSPCAREAIESDVGKKVEEEGLLVSQEFSSLRDDEVCCVCLSRLSEGEEDMRVLPCLHEFHKVCVDKWFDACRMTCPLCRFPVGGVDKSQVVELLTEEIMLYFSSFHSSGF; encoded by the coding sequence ATGGTTCTCAAGAGGGCATTCGCTTTGATCTCTAGTTTCTTCGGCCCGAGAGAGCATCCGGCGTTAGTTAAGGGATCTCCGTGTGCTCGTGAGGCAATCGAATCAGATGTTGGGAAGAAAGTAGAGGAAGAGGGATTGCTTGTTTCTCAAGAATTTTCCAGTTTGAGGGACGATGAggtgtgttgtgtgtgtttgTCAAGATTGTCGGAAGGTGAAGAGGACATGAGAGTTcttccttgcctgcacgagtttcACAAGGTATGTGTGGATAAGTGGTTCGATGCGTGCCGGATGACGTGCCCTCTGTGCCGGTTTCCGGTGGGAGGAGTTGACAAGTCTCAGGTGGTGGAGTTGCTCACTGAGGAGATTAtgttatatttttcttcttttcatagtTCTGGGTTCTAA
- the LOC103418264 gene encoding protein FD-like, with the protein MLSSTGSDQTNYITTGTSSRSSSSSPSPVSQPSSFQTPQRTMEEVWKDINLASLTESTTQIRSSSSSSPLLHVNLPNGTHRRHPNCRNMTLQDFLARPFAHDSPAAATALVSSAVSPPSPLPPSSLRPPRSGFIDHHQLNPNNLSSSVSNSFSGCPFESLAASSSGLPSFGNRSFTESDHSNSGGDGRHKRMIKNRESAARSRARKQAYTNELELKVALLMEENARLKRQQEHLIAAASQQPKRHNLNRTSTAPF; encoded by the exons ATGTTGTCATCAACAGGTAGTGACCAAACCAACTACATCACAACCGGTACTTCatccaggtcgtcctcctcatcCCCATCACCAGTTTCACAACCCTCCTCCTTCCAAACCCCACAAAGAACCATGGAAGAGGTTTGGAAAGACATCAATCTCGCCTCTCTCACTGAATCCACCACCCAAATCagatcctcctcctcctcctcaccgCTCCTTCACGTTAACCTCCCAAATGGGACCCACCGCCGCCACCCAAACTGCAGAAATATGACCCTTCAAGACTTCCTTGCCAGACCCTTTGCCCATGACTCACCAGCTGCGGCCACCGCCTTGGTATCCTCCGCTGTCAGCCCTCCCTCTCCTCTTCCTCCATCCTCCCTCAGGCCTCCGAGGTCCGGCTTCATTGATCATCATCAGCTAAACCCTAATAACCTTTCTAGCAGTGTTTCTAACTCTTTCAGTGGTTGCCCATTTGAGAGCTTGGCTGCTTCCTCCTCCGGCTTGCCTTCTTTTGGGAATAGATCGTTCACTGAATCTGATCACAGCAATTCCGGTGGAGATGGAAGACACAAGCGGATGATCAAGAACCGAGAGTCTGCTGCTCGATCTAGGGCAAGAAAGCAG GCTTACACAAATGAGTTGGAGCTAAAAGTTGCACTCTTGATGGAAGAGAATGCAAGGCTCAAAAGACAgcaagaacat TTAATTGCAGCAGCGTCTCAACAACCCAAAAGGCACAATCTCAATCGAACATCAACAGCTCCATTTTGA
- the LOC139191008 gene encoding uncharacterized protein, producing the protein METRLEIVLGVMDMDLTLRTKEPPLPTDGNTSSQRSKYEKWEKSNRISLMIIKRTMTYDVRGGFPKGTNAKKFMESIEEKDKESEKTETCNLMNSLTKIRYDGEGSVHEYILRVIDIAGKLKNLEVPISETFLVHVIMNLQPDSYSIEGILQCFAI; encoded by the coding sequence ATGGAAACAAGACTTGAGATAGTTTTGGGTGTTATGGATATGGACCTGACACTAAGAACTAAGGAACCCCCACTGCCTACCGATGGAAACACTTCTAGTCAAAGATCGAAATATGAGAAGTGGGAGAAATCCAACAGAATCTCACTGATGATAATCAAGAGAACCATGACATATGATGTTCGTGGAGGTTTTCCAAAGGGAACCAACGCCAAGAAGTTTATGGAATCCATTGAAGAAAAGGACAAAGAATCCGAGAAGACAGAAACATGCAATCTAATGAATTCACTCACTAAAATAAGGTATGACGGTGAAGGGAGTGTGCATGAATATATCCTCAGAGTGATCGATATTGCTGGAAAACTCAAGAACCTAGAGGTACCAATTTCTGAAACCTTCCTTGTTCATGTCATCATGAACTTGCAGCCAGATTCCTACTCAATTGAAGGTATCTTACAATGCTTTGCAATCTAA